A region from the Gossypium hirsutum isolate 1008001.06 chromosome A08, Gossypium_hirsutum_v2.1, whole genome shotgun sequence genome encodes:
- the LOC107887193 gene encoding uncharacterized protein yields MDNKELEFLESVEEGDVCSLGGESSEEGCRASCPVIIISKPRISEVEARVTPRVIIRKPTASPYKDSHRVPWNYNCSIAVSEKEDSISTPNTEGEPAKGKPVILKKEVERSEPLVNEPVMENETKEFLKFLGYSEYSVVEQLHQQPDRISILALLLNSKVHRNVLMKVLNETNVADDILVNKLDRLVGNISVNNFISFSDDEIPPGGRGSIKALHVITRCKGYTLLGVLVDNGSALNVLPWATLNRLPIDSSHMKTCQNIVRAFDGTERKVMGRIEVPLQIGPNTCEVDFLVMDIKPSYNCLLGRPWIYSAGAVPSSLHQKLKMITEGQLITINAEKEIIASVTSDAPYIENDNEAFECSFRSSEFVNATFIAEGSRIPIPKILGATKMSLQLIVGKGSLPGRGLGRPDASQVKKEFERKQEQRRARLSRTEVRWESMNFPHISQTFVSEGFIHSIHYKVKEGMAEDAIGIWSINATFEEEAMERNLSSICLYEPRSVLDNWTDEEIPVIFRANIE; encoded by the exons ATGGATAATAAGGAATTGGAGTTCCTCGAGTCTGTTGAAGAGGGGGATGTATGCTCTCTAGGAGGAGAGTCAAGTGAAGAAGGTTGCAGAGCCAGCTGTCCAGTGATAATTATTTCGAAGCCCAGAATTAGTGAAGTAGAAGCAAGAGTTACACCAAGAGTTATAATCCGGAAGCCAACAGCTTCCCCTTATAAAGATAGCCATAGGGTGCCTTGGAATTATAATTGTAGTATAGCAGTTTCAGAGAAGGAAGATTCGATTAGCACGCCAAACACAGAAGGTGAACCAGCAAAAGGGAAACCCGTCATACTCAAGAAAGAAGTAGAGAGATCAGAACCACTGGTTAATGAGCCAGTAATGGAAAATGAAACCAAGGAGTTCTTGAAGTTCCTAGGATACAGCGAGTATAGTGTTGTGGAACAACTACACCAACAACCGGATCGCATATCGATATTGGCTCTCCTGTTAAATTCGAAGGTCCACCGCAACGTattgatgaaagtgttgaacGAAACCAATGTTGCGGATGACATTTTGGTTAACAAATTGGATCGTCTCGTCGGCAACATAAGCGTTAACAATTTCATCTCCTTCAGCGATGATGAGATACCACCAGGGGGCAGAGGGTCTATTAAGGCTCTGCATGTCATTACACGTTGCAAGGGGTATACGCTACTCGGAGTACTAGTTGATAATGGGTCCGCATTGAACGTATTGCCTTGGGCTACGTTAAACCGTTTACCTATAGACAGTTCTCATATGAAGACGTGTCAGAACATagtaagagcatttgatggcacagaAAGGAAAGTAATGGGAAGGATAGAGGTACCTCTTCAGATTGGCCCAAACACGTGCGAGGTAGATTTTCTTGTGatggatattaagccttcctATAACTGTCTATTAGGAAGACCTTGGATTTACTCAGCTGGGGCAGTGCCATCCTCGCTGCACCAGAAGCTAAAGATGATTACTGAGGGACAGCTAATAACAATAAATGCGGAGAAGGAAATTATTGCGTCAGTTACCAGTGATGCACCCTACATAGAGAATGATAACGAAGCATTTGAATGTTCATTTCGATCATCAGAGTTTGTAAACGCAACGTTTATAGCTGAAGGAAGCAGGATTCCGATACCTAAGATATTAGGGGCTACGAAAATGAGCCTGCAGCTGATAGTTGGGAAAGGGTCGTTACCTGGCAGAGGACTCGGGAG GCCAGATGCAAGCCAAGTGAAGAAGGAGTTTGAAAGGAAACAAGAACAGCGGAGAGCAAGATTGAGTAGGACAGAAGTCAGGTGGGAATCGATGAACTTCCCCCACATTTCCCAAACATTTGTATCTGAAGGGTTTATTCATTCTATACATTATAAGGTGAAAGAAGGAATGGCTGAAGATGCGATAGGAATTTGGAGCATCAATGCCACATTTGAAGAGGAAGCAATGGAAAGGAATTTATCAAGCATTTGCCTGTATGAGCCTAGGAGTGTTTTGGATAACTGGACTGATGAAGAAATTCCTGTAATCTTTAGAGCTAAcatagagtaa